CACAATTTTAAAAAATTTGAGAAGTGGGCCTATAAGCCGGGTTCTGTCGAGGACGATCATTCCTCTAGGCGTACAATCACTCGTACGCTCAAGCGACCTACCCGAATCCAGCACGGGCCGTGCCTCAGGATTCCTATTTGGTCTTGCTTCTGGTGGGGTTTACCTTGCCGTGAACTGTTACCAGACACGCGGTGCGCTCTTACCGCACCCTTTCACCCTTACCTATCCTACCTAGCCTCCCTTTATTCAAGGGAGGAACGGAGGGATTGGCGGTCTACTCTCTGCTGCACTTGCCGTCGACTTTCGCCGCCCAGGCGTTACCTGGCACCATGCCCTATGAAGCCCGGACTTTCCTCCCCTGTTTCAGTCACGGAGACCTCCACAGCAGCGACCGTCCGGCCCACTTCGTGGCGCATCTTATCAAAGTTCGCCGTTAATTGCTCGTATTTTTTTGCGCAGTTAATTTTTTGTATTTCGCCATCAGATCATCATGCGATTCGACATGTTGAGGATCGAGCGGAATACAATCAACGGGGCAAAACAACTGACACTGTGGTTGATCATGATGACCAATGCATTCTGTACAGAGTGCAGGATCAATCTCATAAATCAGCTCACCCATATAGATGGCTTCATTGGGACATACAGGTTCACAGACATCACAGTTAATGCATTCATCTGTAATATATAAGGACACGCTACCAACCTTGTTGATGTTTACGTTCAAAGGCCTCAACCACAACGGGAGGCACAAATTTGGTCACATCACCTTTTAAACGAGCAATTTCTCTCACCAGAGTAGATGAGATAAATGAATATTGCTCAGATGGAGTTAAAAATACCGATTCAAAATGTGGATCAAGCTGACGGTTCATATTGGCCAGTTGAAATTCATATTCAAAATCTGAGATTGCTCTTAAACCTCGGAGTACCGCTGTTGCATGCTGTTCACGGAAGAAATTGACCAATAGGCCATCAAAGCCAACAAATTCAACATTGTTCAAATGACTCAATGATGCTTTTGCTAATTCAACACGCTCTTCTAAACTAAACACTGGATTTTTATGATGACCAATCGCAATTGCAACCACAACTTCATCAAACATTTTTGATGCTCTTGCAACCAAATCGACATGTCCATTGGTTATTGGATCGAAAGTCCCCGGATAAATCACACGTGTTTTAGACATGCGGTGTACTCTAGTTAATGAGATAAGGCTTGTATTTTAACAAATGCTGGCTCTAAATGCGAAATTCCTAAACATTGGAAAAAGGTTGCGTTTTACGGCACAATAGAGCCAATTGTGGAAGTTTAAATTATGGCGCAAGCAACAGTAGTGAAGAAACATAATGGTGGCACGATTGCTCAAAATAAAAGAGCGCGCCACGATTACTTTATCGAAGAAAAATTTGAAGCAGGCATGTCCCTACAAGGTTGGGAAGTAAAATCTCTGCGCGCTGGGCGTATGAGCTTAACTGAAAGCTATGTCATTTTTAAAAATGGTGAAGCTTTTTTATTTGGCTCACAAATTCAGCCCTTGTTATCTGCCTCAACCCATGTGGTTCCAGAAGCAACGCGTACGCGTAAATTGCTACTCTCTCGTCGTGAGTTGGAAAAGCTTTTGGGTGCAGTCAATCAAAAAGGTTATTCATGCGTGCCTTTGGCATGTTATTGGAAAGGCCATTTGGTCAAACTCGAAATTGCCTTAGTGAAAGGTAAGCAATTACATGACAAGCGTGCCACTGAAAAAGACCGTGACTGGCAACGTGATAAATCTCGTCTGCTGCATAAGTAATAAAAAAACCTCCAATTGGAGGTTTTTTATAAACCATTATTTTTAAAAATAAAATAATTTTCTGTATAATATATGGATGTAATAGACCCATTACTAATCCATTTAACAGCAATAATAAAAAGTATTATCTAAGCTATCTACCTACCAATTAAATTTCTCATACAATGTTTCAACTTTCAAGTCATTTATAAAAACCTCAACTTCAGATTTAGGCGGAAGATATAAAATTACGCCATCATCAACATAAACAAACTCAAAAACATTATCTAACAGCTTATTAGAAAAATTTATTTTGATTACATCATCTTTCTTCAAAAAAATGTATCTGTTGATGGCTCAAAATAAATTTTAACTTCCTTAGCAGAGTCATTAATAAAACTAAATAGCATTACCATTTCTCCAAAATCATTTTCATTAATTCAGCTCGAACTGCTAGTGTTCTTGTAGGATTATTCTTATCTTGTCTAAGCTCTTCGTATTTCCACAGTAATCATAAAATGATGTTTAATTTTGAGTAGTCATTTATCTATATTTCAGGAAAATTTTGATCTTGCGATAAATCTTCATACCACCATTTTGTTGAATCAGAGTTTTTTTCATATGAAAATTATAATTAAGAATACCTACAAGAAGTAAAAAGATTGATTTTGTTCAGTTTTTGGTAACTTTAAAAACTTATGTAACCCAACTTTTAAAGCTGATGTACTCATAAGACCAGTTTGCTCTATACTTTTCAATATTTGAACAGGTGTGTGTCCAATTTTTAAACCCGAGAATAATCTTGCAGGCTCAAGAAAGTTTTTTATTGAACTCGCAGACATTCCTGATTGCTGTATATAGTAAATTAAAGTCTCTAGCATCAGAATTATTTGTTCATCATCTAAGTTATTAAACCATTCCAATGAATCATTTAATGGTATAATTCCTTGTGCAACCTTATTCAAATAAATAGCGATTTCATTCTTCATTTACTTATACTCCCTCGGAGTAAAAATTATATGTGGCTATACTTTATTTAATTATATTAACTACATTTTTTTAATTTTTAATACTGACCATCAACGAATATTTTCCAACCAAGCTCTACCCTCTACAATGCGGATTAGCATCAACTACTTCATTCTTCCCTTCAATTGTGTACTTCCCATAACCAGTATAAGTGGGCTCTTTTGAAGGCTCCAATATGAAGAGACCTTTAGACATGGCGGGGAACTATTACGAGCAAAAAAACAGGCAATAGTTCAATTATGATTGTCTTACTAAAAATCAAGCCACAACGTGTTTTAATCGCAATTCAGCCAAATATTTCCCAAACTTGCGCGCAGTTTCCAAATCTCCTTCAGGTGGAGTGACTTCTACACTGGCATTGTCAGACTGGGTCATCAATCCTAAAAAGCTCGACATACGGTTAATATCCGAAGGACTTCTGCCTGTTGGCATAAACGGTAAGCCTGCCCATAACATGCCGTGCTGCATCGCAAATAAATTAATCTGTTGTAATACTGCCAGCTTATCACCGCTGAGACCACCGCCATTGGTGAAACCCGCTGCCAACTTACCTTGCCAGCTCCGCGCCAACCAGCGTTTAGACGAGTCTTCCATAAACTGTTTTAAAGCTGAGGTTAAACTTCCCATATAGGTCGGACAACCCATTACAATCACATCAGCCTGATCGAGCAAATCCCATTGTGGCGCAGCCACAGACAGTAGATGCACTTCGGCACCCGCCTGCTCTGCACCCTGAGCAATGTATTGCGCAACTTTGGCGGTATGTCCATAAGGACTATGATAAACCACACAAACTTTAATTTGGGAACTTACTTGCTCAATCACAGACATGGAGAATTTGAAAACCAATGAATTGGATCAAGTTTAACATTTTTAAATACCACAAGGCGAATCAAGCACGCCAAGCGTGCTTTTATTGCATAAACACCAAACTTGCCATCCGTCCCGTTTTGGCATCACGGCGATAAGAGAAATAATCTTGGTTCTGTTGATACGAACATTGATCGCCACCTAAAACAGTCTCGACACCTAGACGATTGAGAATAAAACGAGCGATTGCATATAAATCGGCTTGGTATTTACCTTCCACTTGACCTGTAATAAATGCCGAAGCTAATTCAGGATATTTGTCACAGAAAGCTGCTTTCACTTCGGCACCGACTTCAAAGCAGGGTTGGCTAATGGCCGCACCTAACCATGCCCAAGTGGGCTGAGATTGCATTTCAGCCACGGTATTTTCAATAATCCCATTGGCCAAGCCACGCCAACCAGCATGTAGGTTGGCAACTTCCGTCCCTTCGGCATTGCCCAACACCACAGGCAAGCAATCAGCCGTCATCATCATTAAGGCATGGCCTGTTTTTTGGGTGACC
The DNA window shown above is from Acinetobacter colistiniresistens and carries:
- a CDS encoding YfhL family 4Fe-4S dicluster ferredoxin produces the protein MSLYITDECINCDVCEPVCPNEAIYMGELIYEIDPALCTECIGHHDQPQCQLFCPVDCIPLDPQHVESHDDLMAKYKKLTAQKNTSN
- the coaD gene encoding pantetheine-phosphate adenylyltransferase; translated protein: MSKTRVIYPGTFDPITNGHVDLVARASKMFDEVVVAIAIGHHKNPVFSLEERVELAKASLSHLNNVEFVGFDGLLVNFFREQHATAVLRGLRAISDFEYEFQLANMNRQLDPHFESVFLTPSEQYSFISSTLVREIARLKGDVTKFVPPVVVEAFERKHQQGW
- the smpB gene encoding SsrA-binding protein SmpB, with product MAQATVVKKHNGGTIAQNKRARHDYFIEEKFEAGMSLQGWEVKSLRAGRMSLTESYVIFKNGEAFLFGSQIQPLLSASTHVVPEATRTRKLLLSRRELEKLLGAVNQKGYSCVPLACYWKGHLVKLEIALVKGKQLHDKRATEKDRDWQRDKSRLLHK
- a CDS encoding DUF5958 family protein, whose protein sequence is MKNEIAIYLNKVAQGIIPLNDSLEWFNNLDDEQIILMLETLIYYIQQSGMSASSIKNFLEPARLFSGLKIGHTPVQILKSIEQTGLMSTSALKVGLHKFLKLPKTEQNQSFYFL
- a CDS encoding flavodoxin family protein, yielding MSVIEQVSSQIKVCVVYHSPYGHTAKVAQYIAQGAEQAGAEVHLLSVAAPQWDLLDQADVIVMGCPTYMGSLTSALKQFMEDSSKRWLARSWQGKLAAGFTNGGGLSGDKLAVLQQINLFAMQHGMLWAGLPFMPTGRSPSDINRMSSFLGLMTQSDNASVEVTPPEGDLETARKFGKYLAELRLKHVVA
- the pgeF gene encoding peptidoglycan editing factor PgeF gives rise to the protein MEFVQGLPKGVYVAQTRIEHPQSITTSNQNLSGFNLALHVNDDAQRVQQHRMLLLNELSAFGVDKITWMTQTHSTICHTVNEQIPFIALEGDGLVTQKTGHALMMMTADCLPVVLGNAEGTEVANLHAGWRGLANGIIENTVAEMQSQPTWAWLGAAISQPCFEVGAEVKAAFCDKYPELASAFITGQVEGKYQADLYAIARFILNRLGVETVLGGDQCSYQQNQDYFSYRRDAKTGRMASLVFMQ